A portion of the Sphaerochaeta pleomorpha str. Grapes genome contains these proteins:
- a CDS encoding 2-oxo acid dehydrogenase subunit E2: MKREKTTDLRKLSMYGFELVTGGHNFFALLDIDITNLRTFLRQKRREGTGGSLFSLVLKAIGMCLQEFSEFNSMIDLKHTTTFEQVDLNIPIEIEDAGKSITKQCIIRDINHKTITEIDHEITNAKTSKNADKGYVSSPFIRKMLTSLPLPLVRFMFRRILHNHRLVQELSGTIFVTSVSMFSQVPGYIIPYIGGPKAVSFALGSITKKPVVVQNEIKIREMYNITVAFNHDIIDGAPAARFINRFRELLEKSYTELL; encoded by the coding sequence ATGAAACGCGAAAAAACCACAGACCTGCGAAAACTATCGATGTATGGGTTTGAACTGGTAACAGGTGGCCATAATTTCTTTGCCTTGCTTGATATCGACATAACAAACTTACGGACCTTCCTTCGCCAAAAAAGACGGGAAGGAACCGGGGGTTCCCTTTTTTCCTTGGTTTTGAAAGCCATTGGAATGTGCTTGCAGGAGTTTTCCGAGTTCAATTCGATGATCGACTTGAAGCATACTACTACCTTCGAGCAGGTAGATTTGAACATCCCCATCGAAATCGAAGATGCTGGGAAATCCATCACAAAGCAATGTATTATCAGGGATATCAACCATAAGACCATTACAGAGATAGACCATGAGATTACCAATGCGAAGACAAGTAAAAATGCAGACAAGGGATATGTGTCTTCGCCCTTTATCAGGAAAATGCTCACTTCGCTTCCCCTGCCCCTTGTCCGATTCATGTTCAGAAGGATCCTGCATAATCACAGACTGGTACAAGAGCTGTCAGGTACAATATTCGTTACTTCAGTAAGTATGTTCTCCCAGGTCCCGGGCTATATCATTCCCTACATCGGAGGCCCAAAGGCGGTTTCCTTTGCCCTCGGAAGTATCACCAAAAAACCCGTCGTGGTCCAAAACGAGATCAAGATCAGGGAAATGTACAATATTACCGTTGCATTCAACCATGATATCATCGACGGGGCCCCTGCAGCCCGTTTCATCAACAGGTTCAGGGAACTACTGGAAAAATCCTATACTGAGTTGCTATGA